One window of Salminus brasiliensis chromosome 16, fSalBra1.hap2, whole genome shotgun sequence genomic DNA carries:
- the synj1 gene encoding synaptojanin-1 isoform X9: protein MAFSKGYRIYHKLDPPPYSVIVETRNRDECLMFESGAVAVLSAAEKEAIKNTYTKMLDAYGILGVLRLNLGDSMLHSLVVVTGCSSVGKVQDSEVFRVTATDFISLKNDPSDEDKIAEVRKVLNSGNFYFAWSSTGVSLDLSLNAHRRIREDTSDNRFFWNQSLHLHLKHYGVNCDDWLLRLMCGGVEIRTIYAGHKQAKACVISRLSSERAGTRFNVRGTNDDGQVANFVETEQVIFLDDKVSSFIQIRGSIPLFWEQPGIQVGSHRVKLSRGFEANAPAFERHFTALRRLYGKQVIINLLGMKEGEHMLSKAFQSHLKASEHSHAVKMVNFDYHQMVKGGKTEKLATVLKPQINRFLDECGFFYYSAETGIERCQSGTLRVNCLDCLDRTNSVQAFFALEMLPQQLEAMGLTEKPQLVARFQEVFRTMWSVNGDSVSKIYAGTGALDGKAKGGKLKDGARSVTRTIQNNFFDSSKQEAIDILRLGSTLNSDLADKARALLTTSSLYVSEPILQSASPRVLLGMCQNHHKYTRPKKIRVCVGTWNVNGGKQFRSIAFRNQTLNDWLLDAPKIAGHPEFQDNKAHPVDIFAIGFEEMVELNAGNIVSASTTNQKLWAAELQKNISRDHKYVLLASEQLVGVCLFVFVRPQHAPFIRDVAVDTVKTGMGGATGNKGGVAIRMLFHTTSICFVCSHFAAGQSQVKERNDDYMEITRKLSFPMGRLLYSHDYVFWCGDFNYRISIPNEEVKELIRQQNWDTLIAGDQLVEQKNAGMVFRGFIEGKLDFAPTYKYDLFSDDYDTSEKCRTPAWTDRVLWKRRKWNFDKTAEEMELNVVGASVNDDDQCPWSPGELKYYGRAELKTSDHRPVVAVIDVDVLEVDPEARHQVYKDVIALQGPPDGTILVSLCSSGPDDYFDDALIDELLDKFANFGEVILIRFVEEKMWVTFLEGYSALAALSLSASTVMGKTIDIRLKSPGWIKSLEDEMSVERICGNIPTSASSTLLAEDTDMGDEFDMEGDVEEELEDILPQHLQPGLGMGPGMSPAASPRTSPCPSPTHGEPAPPSRPSRVPLRTAGPPQGGLSPATCRRELAGSPVDYQAAGAPPSQGLEPKRPPPPRPNAPPARPAPPQRPPPPSGQKSPALARADAGRGQPTGPPGVPRPNIPPRAGVISVPPQSRPPPPSHPGAPRPIAEVHPGAPRPAPDNHPGAPRPIPEPQAKPAELPLGPPPSLPGPMRPQMASPMQPQATSPMQPSIQSQLPTPMQPQLPPPMMPQLAAPMQPTLAAPLQPQSAAAATGVPTPPQPGLASPKPPPRSRSSHALPPDAVTAAAPSPAPTPAPAPASQQEQSSG from the exons ATGGCATTCAGTAAAGGATACCGCATTTATCACAAGCTGGACCCGCCACCCTACAGCGTGATCGTGGAAACGAGGAACCGGGACGAATGCCTGATGTTCGAGTCTGGAGCTGTCGCTGTTCTCT CGGCTGCAGAGAAGGAGGCCATTAAGAACACATACACCAAGATGCTGGATGCTTATGGCATACTGGGAGTTCTTCGTCTTAATTTGG gagacTCCATGCTCCACAGCCTGGTGGTAGTGACAGGGTGCAGTTCGGTAGGGAAGGTGCAGGATTCTGAAGTATTCCGGGTTACAGCTACAGACTTCATCTCCCTAAAGAATGACCCGTCAGATGAGGACAAGATCGCTGAGGTGCGAAAGGTTTTAAACTCTGGGAACTTTTATTTCGCCTGGTCGTCCACTGGAGTGAGCCTGGACCTCAGTCTGAACGCACACCGTAGGATCAGAGAGGACACTTCAGACAATCGGTTCTTCTG GAATCAGTCTCTGCATCTGCACCTGAAGCACTATGGGGTGAACTGTGACGACTGGCTGCTGAGGCTGATGTGTGGTGGAGTGGAGATCCGCACCATCTATGCCGGCCACAAGCAGGCCAAGGCCTGCGTCATCTCCCGCCTCAGCTCAGAGAGGGCAGGCACGCGGTTCAATGTCCGGGGCACCAACGACGATGGCCAAGTGGCTAACTTTGTGGAGACAGAGCAG GTCATTTTCCTTGATGACAAAGTGTCTTCCTTCATTCAAATCCGTGGATCGATACCTCTGTTCTGGGAGCAGCCAGGTATACAG GTCGGCTCCCACCGCGTCAAGCTGTCCCGCGGCTTTGAGGCCAACGCTCCAGCTTTCGAGAG GCACTTCACAGCTCTGCGGAGGCTCTATGGCAAACAGGTGATCATTAACCTGCTGGGCATGAAAGAGGGGGAGCATATGCTCAGCAAAGCTTTCCAG AGTCATCTAAAGGCCTCAGAGCATTCCCATGCTGTAAAGATGGTGAACTTTGACTACCACCAGATGGTAAAAGGAGGGAAGACCGAAAAGCTGGCCACTGTACTGAAACCTCAGATTAACAGGTTTCTGGATGAATGCGGGTTCTTCTATTATTCTGCAGAGACTGGAATTGAGAG ATGCCAGTCCGGAACCCTTCGAGTCAATTGTCTGGACTGCCTGGACAGGACAAACAGTGTCCAAGCCTTCTTTGCACTTGAG ATGCTGCCACAGCAACTAGAGGCTATGGGACTCACAGAGAAGCCGCAGCTGGTGGCACGCTTTCAGGAGGTGTTCCGGACCATGTGGTCAGTCAACGGTGACTCTGTCAGCAAGATCTATGCTGGAACAGGGGCTCTGGATGGCAAGGCTAAG GGGGGGAAGCTGAAAGACGGAGCACGTTCTGTCACCCGGACCATCCAGAACAATTTCTTCGACAGCTCCAAGCAGGAGGCTATTGATATTCTGAGGCTGGGCAGCACTCTGAACAGTGATCTGGCTGATAAAGCTCGAGCCCTCCTTACCACCAGCAGTCTGTATG TCTCTGAGCCCATTTTACAATCAG CATCTCCCAGAGTCTTGCTGGGCATGTGTCAGAACCACCACAAATACACCAGGCCCAAAAAGATCCGTGTATGTGTGGGCACGTGGAACGTGAACGGTGGCAAACAGTTCCGCAGCATCGCTTTCCGAAACCAGACCCTCAATGACTGGCTCCTTGATGCTCCTAAGATTGCTGGCCACCCTGAGTTCCAGG ACAACAAAGCCCATCCTGTGGATATCTTTGCCATCGGCTTTGAGGAAATGGTGGAGCTGAATGCTGGCAACATTGTTAGTGCaag CACCACCAATCAAAAGTTGTGGGCAGCAGAGCTGCAGAAGAACATCTCACGGGATCATAAGTATGTGCTGCTGGCATCAGAGCAGCTGGTGGGGGTCTGTCTCTTCGTCTTCGTTCGACCTCAGCACGCACCTTTCATCAG GGATGTGGCAGTAGACACTGTCAAGACTGGCATGGGTGGAGCCACTGGGAACAAAGGGGGTGTAGCTATTCGGATGCTCTTTCACACCACCAGTATCTGTTTCGTGTGCTCACATTTCGCTGCTGGACAGTCACAGGTCAAGGAACGAAATGATGACTACATGGAAATCACCCGCAAACTCTCATTCCCCATG GGTCGTCTGTTGTACTCCCATGATTATGTGTTCTGGTGTGGGGACTTCAACTACCGAATCAGCATCCCCAATGAGGAGGTGAAAGAGTTGATCAGGCAGCAGAACTGGGACACCCTTATCGCTGGGGACCAGCTGGTGGAACAGAAGAACGCAGGCATG GTATTTAGGGGCTTCATTGAAGGAAAGCTGGATTTTGCTCCTACGTACAAGTATGATCTTTTCTCTGATGACTACGACACCAGCGAGAAGTGCCGGACGCCTGCCTGGACTGATCGTGTTCTCTGGAAGAGGAGGAAATGGAACTTTGACAAAACTG CTGAGGAGATGGAGCTGAATGTAGTTGGAGCTTCAGTAAACGACGACGATCAGTGCCCGTGGAGCCCTGGAGAGCTGAAGTACTATGGAAGAGCAGAGCTTAAGACCTCTGACCACAG GCCAGTGGTAGCTGTCATAGATGTGGACGTCCTGGAAGTGGATCCGGAAGCTCGACACCAGGTGTATAAAGATGTCATTGCCCTGCAGGGTCCACCTGATGGCACCATCCTCGTCTCCCTGTGCAGCTCTGGGCCTGATGACTACTTTGATGATGCTCTCATAGATGAGCTTCTGGACAAGTTTGCTAACTTTGGAGAAGTCATCTTGATCAG GTTTGTTGAAGAAAAGATGTGGGTGACGTTTTTGGAAGGATACTCTGCCCTAGCTGCACTTTCACTGAGTGCCTCCACA GTGATGGGAAAGACCATAGATATCCGTCTGAAAAGCCCAGGCTGGATCAAAAGTCTGGAGGATGAGATGAGTGTGGAGAGGATCTGTGGCAACATCCCCACCTCCGCCAGTTCGACATTACTTGCTGAGGATACTGACATGGGAGATGAGTTTGACATGGAAG GTGATGTGGAAGAGGAGCTTGAGGACATTCTTCCTCAGCATCTGCAGCCTGGACTGGGCATGGGTCCCGGGATGTCTCCTGCTGCCTCTCCTCGCACCAGCCCTTGCCCCTCTCCCACCCACGGAGAACCTGCACCTCCCAGTCGGCCAAGTAGAGTCCCTCTACGCACAGCTGGACCCCCACAAG GCGGCCTAAGTCCTGCCACGTGTAGGAGGGAACTAGCAG GTTCTCCTGTGGATTATCAGGCAGCAGGAGCTCCTCCATCTCAAGGACTGGAACCAAAACGTCCCCCTCCCCCACGTCCTAACGCTCCCCCTGCCAGACCTGCACCACCACAGCGCCCCCCGCCACCCTCAG GACAAAAAAGCCCTGCTTTAGCCAGAGCAGATGCCG GACGAGGCCAACCGACTGGACCTCCAGGCGTCCCAAGGCCG AACATCCCTCCTAGAGCAGGAGTTATCAGTGTGCCACCCCAATCCCGTCCACCTCCTCCTTCTCACCCTGGAGCTCCCAGACCCATAGCTGAGGTTCATCCGGGTGCCCCCCGACCTGCCCCAGACAACCACCCAGGAGCACCGAGACCCATCCCAGAACCACAGGCCAAACCAGCAGAGCTTCCTCTGG GTCCTCCTCCATCCCTTCCAGGCCCTATGAGGCCACAGATGGCCTCTCCCATGCAGCCTCAGGCCACTTCTCCCATGCAGCCATCAATACAGTCACAGCTCCCTACACCCATGCAGCCACAGCTGCCACCGCCCATGATGCCCCAGCTGGCCGCACCCATGCAGCCCACTTTAGCTGCTCCTCTGCAGCCTCAGTCCGCTGCCGCAGCTACAGGAGTGCCCACCCCCCCTCAACCTGGCTTGGCCTCTCCCAAGCCCCCACCCCGTAGTCGCTCCTCACACGCTCTTCCTCCTGATGCTGTCACTGCCGCTGCCCCTTCCCCTGCCCCTACTCCCGCACCTGCCCCTGCCTCTCAG caGGAGCAATCCTCAGGTTGA
- the synj1 gene encoding synaptojanin-1 isoform X10 — MAFSKGYRIYHKLDPPPYSVIVETRNRDECLMFESGAVAVLSAAEKEAIKNTYTKMLDAYGILGVLRLNLGDSMLHSLVVVTGCSSVGKVQDSEVFRVTATDFISLKNDPSDEDKIAEVRKVLNSGNFYFAWSSTGVSLDLSLNAHRRIREDTSDNRFFWNQSLHLHLKHYGVNCDDWLLRLMCGGVEIRTIYAGHKQAKACVISRLSSERAGTRFNVRGTNDDGQVANFVETEQVIFLDDKVSSFIQIRGSIPLFWEQPGIQVGSHRVKLSRGFEANAPAFERHFTALRRLYGKQVIINLLGMKEGEHMLSKAFQSHLKASEHSHAVKMVNFDYHQMVKGGKTEKLATVLKPQINRFLDECGFFYYSAETGIERCQSGTLRVNCLDCLDRTNSVQAFFALEMLPQQLEAMGLTEKPQLVARFQEVFRTMWSVNGDSVSKIYAGTGALDGKAKGGKLKDGARSVTRTIQNNFFDSSKQEAIDILRLGSTLNSDLADKARALLTTSSLYVSEPILQSASPRVLLGMCQNHHKYTRPKKIRVCVGTWNVNGGKQFRSIAFRNQTLNDWLLDAPKIAGHPEFQDNKAHPVDIFAIGFEEMVELNAGNIVSASTTNQKLWAAELQKNISRDHKYVLLASEQLVGVCLFVFVRPQHAPFIRDVAVDTVKTGMGGATGNKGGVAIRMLFHTTSICFVCSHFAAGQSQVKERNDDYMEITRKLSFPMGRLLYSHDYVFWCGDFNYRISIPNEEVKELIRQQNWDTLIAGDQLVEQKNAGMVFRGFIEGKLDFAPTYKYDLFSDDYDTSEKCRTPAWTDRVLWKRRKWNFDKTAEEMELNVVGASVNDDDQCPWSPGELKYYGRAELKTSDHRPVVAVIDVDVLEVDPEARHQVYKDVIALQGPPDGTILVSLCSSGPDDYFDDALIDELLDKFANFGEVILIRFVEEKMWVTFLEGYSALAALSLSASTVMGKTIDIRLKSPGWIKSLEDEMSVERICGNIPTSASSTLLAEDTDMGDEFDMEGDVEEELEDILPQHLQPGLGMGPGMSPAASPRTSPCPSPTHGEPAPPSRPSRVPLRTAGPPQGGLSPATCRRELAGSPVDYQAAGAPPSQGLEPKRPPPPRPNAPPARPAPPQRPPPPSGQKSPALARADAGRGQPTGPPGVPRPNIPPRAGVISVPPQSRPPPPSHPGAPRPIAEVHPGAPRPAPDNHPGAPRPIPEPQAKPAELPLGPPPSLPGPMRPQMASPMQPQATSPMQPSIQSQLPTPMQPQLPPPMMPQLAAPMQPTLAAPLQPQSAAAATGVPTPPQPGLASPKPPPRSRSSHALPPDAVTAAAPSPAPTPAPAPASQEQSSG, encoded by the exons ATGGCATTCAGTAAAGGATACCGCATTTATCACAAGCTGGACCCGCCACCCTACAGCGTGATCGTGGAAACGAGGAACCGGGACGAATGCCTGATGTTCGAGTCTGGAGCTGTCGCTGTTCTCT CGGCTGCAGAGAAGGAGGCCATTAAGAACACATACACCAAGATGCTGGATGCTTATGGCATACTGGGAGTTCTTCGTCTTAATTTGG gagacTCCATGCTCCACAGCCTGGTGGTAGTGACAGGGTGCAGTTCGGTAGGGAAGGTGCAGGATTCTGAAGTATTCCGGGTTACAGCTACAGACTTCATCTCCCTAAAGAATGACCCGTCAGATGAGGACAAGATCGCTGAGGTGCGAAAGGTTTTAAACTCTGGGAACTTTTATTTCGCCTGGTCGTCCACTGGAGTGAGCCTGGACCTCAGTCTGAACGCACACCGTAGGATCAGAGAGGACACTTCAGACAATCGGTTCTTCTG GAATCAGTCTCTGCATCTGCACCTGAAGCACTATGGGGTGAACTGTGACGACTGGCTGCTGAGGCTGATGTGTGGTGGAGTGGAGATCCGCACCATCTATGCCGGCCACAAGCAGGCCAAGGCCTGCGTCATCTCCCGCCTCAGCTCAGAGAGGGCAGGCACGCGGTTCAATGTCCGGGGCACCAACGACGATGGCCAAGTGGCTAACTTTGTGGAGACAGAGCAG GTCATTTTCCTTGATGACAAAGTGTCTTCCTTCATTCAAATCCGTGGATCGATACCTCTGTTCTGGGAGCAGCCAGGTATACAG GTCGGCTCCCACCGCGTCAAGCTGTCCCGCGGCTTTGAGGCCAACGCTCCAGCTTTCGAGAG GCACTTCACAGCTCTGCGGAGGCTCTATGGCAAACAGGTGATCATTAACCTGCTGGGCATGAAAGAGGGGGAGCATATGCTCAGCAAAGCTTTCCAG AGTCATCTAAAGGCCTCAGAGCATTCCCATGCTGTAAAGATGGTGAACTTTGACTACCACCAGATGGTAAAAGGAGGGAAGACCGAAAAGCTGGCCACTGTACTGAAACCTCAGATTAACAGGTTTCTGGATGAATGCGGGTTCTTCTATTATTCTGCAGAGACTGGAATTGAGAG ATGCCAGTCCGGAACCCTTCGAGTCAATTGTCTGGACTGCCTGGACAGGACAAACAGTGTCCAAGCCTTCTTTGCACTTGAG ATGCTGCCACAGCAACTAGAGGCTATGGGACTCACAGAGAAGCCGCAGCTGGTGGCACGCTTTCAGGAGGTGTTCCGGACCATGTGGTCAGTCAACGGTGACTCTGTCAGCAAGATCTATGCTGGAACAGGGGCTCTGGATGGCAAGGCTAAG GGGGGGAAGCTGAAAGACGGAGCACGTTCTGTCACCCGGACCATCCAGAACAATTTCTTCGACAGCTCCAAGCAGGAGGCTATTGATATTCTGAGGCTGGGCAGCACTCTGAACAGTGATCTGGCTGATAAAGCTCGAGCCCTCCTTACCACCAGCAGTCTGTATG TCTCTGAGCCCATTTTACAATCAG CATCTCCCAGAGTCTTGCTGGGCATGTGTCAGAACCACCACAAATACACCAGGCCCAAAAAGATCCGTGTATGTGTGGGCACGTGGAACGTGAACGGTGGCAAACAGTTCCGCAGCATCGCTTTCCGAAACCAGACCCTCAATGACTGGCTCCTTGATGCTCCTAAGATTGCTGGCCACCCTGAGTTCCAGG ACAACAAAGCCCATCCTGTGGATATCTTTGCCATCGGCTTTGAGGAAATGGTGGAGCTGAATGCTGGCAACATTGTTAGTGCaag CACCACCAATCAAAAGTTGTGGGCAGCAGAGCTGCAGAAGAACATCTCACGGGATCATAAGTATGTGCTGCTGGCATCAGAGCAGCTGGTGGGGGTCTGTCTCTTCGTCTTCGTTCGACCTCAGCACGCACCTTTCATCAG GGATGTGGCAGTAGACACTGTCAAGACTGGCATGGGTGGAGCCACTGGGAACAAAGGGGGTGTAGCTATTCGGATGCTCTTTCACACCACCAGTATCTGTTTCGTGTGCTCACATTTCGCTGCTGGACAGTCACAGGTCAAGGAACGAAATGATGACTACATGGAAATCACCCGCAAACTCTCATTCCCCATG GGTCGTCTGTTGTACTCCCATGATTATGTGTTCTGGTGTGGGGACTTCAACTACCGAATCAGCATCCCCAATGAGGAGGTGAAAGAGTTGATCAGGCAGCAGAACTGGGACACCCTTATCGCTGGGGACCAGCTGGTGGAACAGAAGAACGCAGGCATG GTATTTAGGGGCTTCATTGAAGGAAAGCTGGATTTTGCTCCTACGTACAAGTATGATCTTTTCTCTGATGACTACGACACCAGCGAGAAGTGCCGGACGCCTGCCTGGACTGATCGTGTTCTCTGGAAGAGGAGGAAATGGAACTTTGACAAAACTG CTGAGGAGATGGAGCTGAATGTAGTTGGAGCTTCAGTAAACGACGACGATCAGTGCCCGTGGAGCCCTGGAGAGCTGAAGTACTATGGAAGAGCAGAGCTTAAGACCTCTGACCACAG GCCAGTGGTAGCTGTCATAGATGTGGACGTCCTGGAAGTGGATCCGGAAGCTCGACACCAGGTGTATAAAGATGTCATTGCCCTGCAGGGTCCACCTGATGGCACCATCCTCGTCTCCCTGTGCAGCTCTGGGCCTGATGACTACTTTGATGATGCTCTCATAGATGAGCTTCTGGACAAGTTTGCTAACTTTGGAGAAGTCATCTTGATCAG GTTTGTTGAAGAAAAGATGTGGGTGACGTTTTTGGAAGGATACTCTGCCCTAGCTGCACTTTCACTGAGTGCCTCCACA GTGATGGGAAAGACCATAGATATCCGTCTGAAAAGCCCAGGCTGGATCAAAAGTCTGGAGGATGAGATGAGTGTGGAGAGGATCTGTGGCAACATCCCCACCTCCGCCAGTTCGACATTACTTGCTGAGGATACTGACATGGGAGATGAGTTTGACATGGAAG GTGATGTGGAAGAGGAGCTTGAGGACATTCTTCCTCAGCATCTGCAGCCTGGACTGGGCATGGGTCCCGGGATGTCTCCTGCTGCCTCTCCTCGCACCAGCCCTTGCCCCTCTCCCACCCACGGAGAACCTGCACCTCCCAGTCGGCCAAGTAGAGTCCCTCTACGCACAGCTGGACCCCCACAAG GCGGCCTAAGTCCTGCCACGTGTAGGAGGGAACTAGCAG GTTCTCCTGTGGATTATCAGGCAGCAGGAGCTCCTCCATCTCAAGGACTGGAACCAAAACGTCCCCCTCCCCCACGTCCTAACGCTCCCCCTGCCAGACCTGCACCACCACAGCGCCCCCCGCCACCCTCAG GACAAAAAAGCCCTGCTTTAGCCAGAGCAGATGCCG GACGAGGCCAACCGACTGGACCTCCAGGCGTCCCAAGGCCG AACATCCCTCCTAGAGCAGGAGTTATCAGTGTGCCACCCCAATCCCGTCCACCTCCTCCTTCTCACCCTGGAGCTCCCAGACCCATAGCTGAGGTTCATCCGGGTGCCCCCCGACCTGCCCCAGACAACCACCCAGGAGCACCGAGACCCATCCCAGAACCACAGGCCAAACCAGCAGAGCTTCCTCTGG GTCCTCCTCCATCCCTTCCAGGCCCTATGAGGCCACAGATGGCCTCTCCCATGCAGCCTCAGGCCACTTCTCCCATGCAGCCATCAATACAGTCACAGCTCCCTACACCCATGCAGCCACAGCTGCCACCGCCCATGATGCCCCAGCTGGCCGCACCCATGCAGCCCACTTTAGCTGCTCCTCTGCAGCCTCAGTCCGCTGCCGCAGCTACAGGAGTGCCCACCCCCCCTCAACCTGGCTTGGCCTCTCCCAAGCCCCCACCCCGTAGTCGCTCCTCACACGCTCTTCCTCCTGATGCTGTCACTGCCGCTGCCCCTTCCCCTGCCCCTACTCCCGCACCTGCCCCTGCCTCTCAG GAGCAATCCTCAGGTTGA